A window of Elusimicrobiota bacterium contains these coding sequences:
- a CDS encoding OmpA family protein, with the protein MPLRKSRNMIDANDPRVSQFGHPAPPWMVNYADLMTELVCFFVILYALGAALNKDMQNAQEKIQELLKEGTIQGKAEMTKEGLKLTLEEQGKIAFFESGKADVTPDMNAMLDKLAPVFDDLKNDILVEGHTDNRPINSPQFPSNWELSTARATSIIKYLINSKGMAPKRLSAIGYGEFRPVAVNDSEENMQKNRRVVFLIKTESYKSELQAEENAEEGTAGEQTTGVNTQENTQVEVSQDTSTAVSQ; encoded by the coding sequence ATGCCGTTACGTAAATCCAGGAATATGATTGATGCAAATGACCCGCGGGTGTCCCAATTTGGGCATCCTGCGCCGCCATGGATGGTGAACTATGCGGATCTAATGACAGAACTCGTATGTTTTTTTGTTATACTTTATGCACTTGGCGCGGCATTGAATAAGGATATGCAGAACGCACAGGAAAAAATTCAGGAATTGTTAAAAGAAGGTACAATCCAGGGTAAGGCGGAGATGACTAAGGAAGGGTTGAAGTTGACTCTCGAAGAACAAGGGAAGATCGCGTTTTTTGAAAGCGGGAAAGCGGATGTAACTCCTGATATGAACGCTATGCTTGACAAACTTGCGCCGGTATTCGATGACCTAAAAAACGATATTTTGGTGGAAGGGCATACGGATAACCGCCCGATTAACAGCCCGCAGTTTCCGTCAAACTGGGAGCTTTCAACTGCACGCGCTACGAGTATCATCAAATATTTGATTAACTCAAAAGGTATGGCGCCTAAACGTTTATCTGCCATAGGATACGGCGAGTTTCGCCCTGTCGCGGTGAATGATTCTGAGGAGAATATGCAAAAAAACCGTAGGGTTGTGTTTTTGATTAAAACCGAATCGTATAAGTCGGAATTGCAGGCAGAAGAAAATGCGGAAGAAGGAACGGCAGGAGAACAAACTACGGGAGTTAATACCCAGGAAAATACGCAGGTGGAAGTAAGTCAGGATACATCCACAGCAGTGAGTCAGTAA
- a CDS encoding FliG C-terminal domain-containing protein yields MKSMMEKAVKTVVVILLLTINITTLSIPTIFAQNEGQITASSVDILNLKLKYEKEIEAKVQDILNRIVGKGNSEITGLMVELRIEQVKQSAESSNATNTEEKNIEIGDTRYLLPGVPMPVAPSTPDKPTKADSQATGSQSSRVTIPSLIDKIKVTIILDKNKVSEKLMNDVIGIISSAIETSVGGQTPEEIKNKVSISITLVPFIQDTGRLDGFLRPGVLIPTILGLLLILFLYFVLPAAVQAIADAIKEGGGRGSEISIQSKNENESQGKNEGQDGQGGGAGGYFLKEGKLVKQDEEKKAEEKFVPFLFVTKDNIKNLIYLLLEEPPEIIATILGYITPELSAEVISSLPLELQMRAALAMATVRLTSEEDIRKLDSDIKKKIDFLVGGIDSFIRILDQVDTRTRNEMLASLEEQSPRLAQRVKEFIFLFEDLSNLTDQATQVILRELTPAQLGVALRGQVIPQVMDKVMKNLSENGRAMLKEEIEFGRPVTTAEIEEERRKIEKLVERLDKENKIAVRPEGDAKKAIIIEGRLERLKIGPAGSAGSFADPQKAAEHYQKGMRAYQAGNIDLAIKEFEESLNYNPNLWQVAQLLGNCYVSRGLLQQAVSAYEKSLAVNPNNVQLRNWVNSQKTRMPEQKA; encoded by the coding sequence ATGAAGAGTATGATGGAAAAAGCGGTAAAGACAGTAGTTGTTATATTATTATTAACTATTAATATAACAACCTTATCAATCCCAACGATTTTTGCGCAGAATGAAGGACAGATTACTGCAAGTAGTGTGGATATCCTTAATCTCAAACTAAAGTATGAGAAAGAAATAGAGGCAAAGGTTCAGGATATTCTTAATCGTATAGTGGGAAAAGGTAATTCTGAGATTACCGGTTTGATGGTGGAACTGAGGATTGAGCAGGTAAAGCAAAGTGCTGAAAGTAGTAATGCTACGAATACCGAAGAAAAAAATATTGAGATCGGTGATACCAGATACCTGCTTCCCGGTGTCCCGATGCCTGTGGCGCCTTCCACACCGGATAAACCTACAAAAGCTGATTCACAGGCTACAGGGTCTCAATCGTCCAGAGTTACTATCCCGTCCTTAATTGATAAGATTAAGGTTACTATCATACTTGACAAAAACAAAGTCAGTGAGAAGCTTATGAATGATGTTATTGGCATAATATCTTCAGCGATTGAGACAAGTGTTGGTGGACAGACTCCTGAAGAGATTAAGAATAAGGTTAGTATATCCATCACGCTTGTTCCTTTTATTCAGGATACGGGTAGGCTTGATGGGTTCTTACGGCCGGGAGTGTTAATTCCTACAATCCTTGGGTTATTGCTAATACTGTTCCTGTACTTTGTTCTTCCCGCGGCTGTACAGGCGATTGCGGATGCTATAAAAGAAGGAGGCGGGCGCGGTTCTGAGATTTCTATACAATCAAAGAATGAGAATGAATCTCAAGGTAAGAATGAAGGTCAGGATGGCCAGGGTGGTGGCGCAGGCGGATATTTTTTGAAAGAAGGTAAACTTGTTAAGCAGGATGAGGAGAAGAAGGCGGAAGAAAAGTTTGTTCCTTTCCTGTTTGTCACAAAGGATAATATAAAGAACCTGATCTATCTGTTGCTTGAAGAACCTCCTGAAATTATTGCGACAATACTGGGGTACATTACACCGGAATTATCAGCGGAAGTTATAAGTAGCCTGCCGTTGGAACTTCAGATGCGCGCAGCGCTGGCAATGGCGACGGTAAGGCTTACTTCGGAAGAGGATATACGCAAACTGGATTCTGATATAAAGAAAAAAATTGATTTCCTGGTTGGCGGGATTGATTCGTTCATAAGAATCCTTGACCAGGTGGATACCCGGACAAGAAATGAAATGTTGGCGTCGTTGGAAGAACAATCGCCGCGGTTGGCGCAAAGAGTGAAAGAGTTTATTTTCTTATTTGAAGATCTTTCAAATCTTACGGATCAGGCTACACAGGTTATCCTCCGTGAATTAACACCGGCACAGTTGGGTGTGGCGTTACGCGGGCAGGTGATACCGCAGGTTATGGATAAGGTTATGAAAAACTTGTCGGAAAACGGGCGTGCGATGTTGAAGGAAGAAATTGAGTTTGGCCGGCCAGTGACTACAGCGGAGATCGAGGAAGAACGCAGAAAAATTGAGAAACTGGTTGAACGTTTGGATAAAGAAAATAAAATAGCGGTTCGTCCGGAAGGTGATGCAAAAAAGGCTATCATCATTGAAGGGCGGTTGGAGAGGCTTAAGATCGGCCCGGCAGGAAGCGCGGGTAGTTTTGCGGATCCGCAAAAAGCTGCGGAGCATTACCAAAAAGGTATGCGCGCGTATCAAGCAGGGAATATTGATTTGGCAATAAAGGAGTTTGAAGAAAGTTTAAATTATAACCCCAACCTCTGGCAGGTTGCACAGTTGCTGGGTAACTGCTACGTATCCCGCGGGTTGCTTCAGCAGGCAGTTTCCGCATACGAGAAATCGTTGGCGGTAAACCCGAATAACGTGCAGTTACGGAACTGGGTTAATTCACAAAAAACGCGGATGCCGGAACAAAAAGCGTAA
- a CDS encoding tetratricopeptide repeat protein, translated as MKKTHKFMSLIIMITVQLIVFCGHAISAQPTPLISTPTAVTPWQLYDEMNKAYERMDFAAAIMHGEKLTGQSKINASVYYNLGNAYYRNNEFGKAILNYRRGLRLSPRDEDIRHNLNFTCRIRNEKVWTNFFERTLSYFKTTELLAALIVCSLIFSILWMLYILTTSRSYYWLTLASAAVLIISGTLFFTRWQIFENNTWATVIVDQTPVYSGPGQEYVTSFNIPEGKHVIILGADNHWYAINLPSEHLKGWLEKSNTGIEN; from the coding sequence ATGAAAAAAACACACAAATTTATGTCATTAATCATAATGATCACAGTTCAACTCATTGTTTTCTGCGGACACGCAATATCTGCACAGCCTACACCCTTGATTTCCACCCCAACCGCTGTGACACCATGGCAATTATATGATGAGATGAATAAAGCATATGAACGCATGGATTTTGCAGCAGCAATAATGCATGGCGAAAAATTAACAGGGCAATCAAAAATTAACGCTTCAGTATACTATAACCTAGGTAATGCATACTACCGCAATAACGAATTCGGCAAAGCTATCCTCAACTACCGCCGTGGGCTACGCCTCTCCCCGCGGGATGAAGATATCCGCCATAACTTAAACTTTACATGCCGGATAAGAAATGAAAAAGTGTGGACCAACTTTTTTGAACGCACCTTAAGCTACTTCAAAACTACTGAATTACTGGCAGCATTAATAGTATGTTCACTCATATTTTCCATCCTATGGATGTTATACATACTAACAACCTCACGTTCATACTATTGGCTGACATTAGCAAGTGCTGCAGTATTGATAATTTCAGGAACATTATTCTTTACACGCTGGCAAATATTTGAGAACAATACATGGGCAACGGTTATTGTTGATCAAACGCCTGTGTACTCCGGCCCTGGACAGGAATACGTAACAAGTTTTAACATCCCAGAAGGTAAACACGTTATAATACTTGGTGCTGATAACCATTGGTATGCCATTAACTTACCTTCGGAACACCTTAAAGGATGGCTGGAGAAAAGTAATACCGGAATTGAGAATTAA
- a CDS encoding DUF1646 family protein: MAVTAMVLVLPFLIKKVEHNLEIFLFVMGCIAMTVSSAWNLKIVHEALVEPIKIAVAVFIAGILFQRLQPLVKSGVDYFEEILGIKLFVLLLIILLGILSSVITAIIAALFLVEIINVIKLDRKSEVKIVVLACFSIGIGAALTPIGEPLSTILVAKLKDAPYYANFWFPFTHFAVYILPGILVIGAFSWFITERKVRDEAATLHEDEPPEGFKDVLLRTAKVYLFVMALIFLGTGFRPVIDLYIIKLPSAVLYWVNMISAILDNATLVAAEISPGMEIEQIKDAVMALIISGGMLIPGNIPNIISANKLKIGSREWAMFGVPVGLVLMVVYFIVLMFIK, encoded by the coding sequence ATAGCGGTAACTGCGATGGTGTTGGTGTTGCCGTTTTTAATAAAAAAAGTTGAGCACAACCTGGAAATATTTTTGTTTGTTATGGGCTGTATTGCTATGACGGTATCGTCAGCGTGGAATTTGAAGATTGTTCATGAAGCGCTGGTGGAGCCCATAAAAATAGCAGTTGCAGTTTTTATTGCCGGGATTTTGTTTCAGCGGCTTCAGCCGTTAGTTAAAAGCGGTGTGGATTATTTTGAGGAAATTCTCGGGATAAAACTGTTCGTACTGTTATTGATTATTTTGCTGGGGATACTTTCCAGCGTGATTACAGCAATCATAGCGGCATTGTTTTTAGTGGAAATCATTAATGTTATTAAACTAGACCGCAAATCAGAGGTAAAAATTGTTGTACTTGCATGTTTTTCTATTGGCATAGGAGCAGCATTGACGCCTATTGGCGAGCCGTTATCAACAATTTTGGTTGCAAAACTTAAGGACGCGCCGTATTACGCAAATTTTTGGTTTCCTTTTACACATTTTGCGGTATACATACTTCCCGGGATACTGGTAATCGGTGCATTCAGCTGGTTCATCACTGAACGTAAAGTTCGGGATGAGGCTGCGACATTGCATGAAGATGAACCACCGGAAGGGTTTAAGGATGTATTGCTGCGTACGGCGAAAGTTTACCTGTTTGTGATGGCACTTATCTTTTTGGGGACAGGGTTCCGGCCGGTGATTGATTTGTATATAATAAAATTACCAAGCGCAGTACTTTACTGGGTCAATATGATCTCTGCGATACTGGATAACGCGACATTAGTAGCTGCTGAGATAAGCCCTGGGATGGAGATAGAACAAATAAAGGATGCTGTGATGGCATTGATTATTTCCGGAGGGATGCTGATACCTGGGAATATTCCTAACATTATCTCAGCAAATAAGCTTAAGATCGGCAGCCGTGAATGGGCGATGTTCGGCGTGCCTGTTGGTTTAGTATTAATGGTTGTGTATTTTATTGTGCTTATGTTTATTAAATAA
- a CDS encoding flagellar FlbD family protein, with translation MDNLKEFMIKLHRLDNQEFWLNPELIETVEVKGNTMVNLISGNKYIVKESAEDIAVKMVEYQSLVHKDLQLLNKNRV, from the coding sequence ATGGACAATTTGAAAGAGTTTATGATAAAACTGCATAGGCTGGATAACCAGGAGTTTTGGTTGAACCCTGAATTGATTGAGACGGTAGAAGTTAAAGGTAATACTATGGTTAATCTTATATCAGGGAACAAGTATATCGTCAAAGAATCAGCGGAAGATATTGCAGTAAAGATGGTAGAGTACCAGTCTTTGGTACATAAAGATTTGCAGTTGTTAAACAAGAATAGGGTTTGA
- the ppdK gene encoding pyruvate, phosphate dikinase, with product MVVKKKKMVAKKIGKKVGNKKYVYFFGGGKADGKESMKDLLGGKGANLAEMAGHPKLRLPVPPGFTITTEVCTYYYQNGKKYPGVLSQQVNDSMARVEVLMGKKFGDSENPLLVSVRSGARKSMPGMMETVLNVGLNMKTIPGLIKQTGNERFVYDAYRRLIMMYSDVVMEKASGIEPQEGKGIRKVLDEKIGALKASKGYQSDTEITADELKALVADFKVTIKQVLGKEFPDDAQEQLWGGIGAVFSSWNGKRAIDYRRIERIPDEWGTAVNVQSMVFGNMGNDSATGVAFSRNPGSGENQFYGEYLVNAQGEDVVAGTRTPSPINEYSKNDQSKHLKTLQQFMPVIYKELDDIQLRLEQHYHDMQDIEFTIEKGKLFMLQCRVGKRNGVAAVRMAVEMVKEKMIDAKTAIMRVGPNQLVELLLPMIDPKAEAANSAIAKGLPAGPGGAIGRAVFNSADAIEWAAKGEKVILVREETSPEDVGGMHKAQAILTSKGGMTSHAALVARGWGKCCIVGCGEVEILDDGKSFKTKKGTVIKEGDWLSLNGTKGLVYQGKLPLVDIDLDNNLSYTDLMKMVDKVRVLKVRTNADTPKDAAQAIKFGAQGIGLFRTEHMFYGEGSDKPLFLLRKMIMSKTLEERKKALEQLFPFVKNDVKATLETMDGYPVTIRLLDPPLHEFVPHSEDKLQALATELGVDMSELNKRADSLRESNPMLGHRGVRLGVTYPEITEMQVRAILEAAAEIIKAGKKAIPEIMIPVTCTQNELVNQKVLVDKVYKEVLAKFGMKKLSFMYGTMIEIPRAALQAAKMAEAAEFFSFGTNDLTQMTFGFSRDDIGSFLPDYLEHKILPADPFQTIDQPAVGELIKFGITRGRSVRKDLKVGICGEHGGDADSVKFCHRVGMNYVSCSPFRVPIARLAAAHAALEDKKK from the coding sequence ATGGTTGTTAAGAAGAAAAAAATGGTAGCTAAGAAAATTGGGAAAAAAGTTGGGAATAAGAAGTACGTATACTTTTTTGGCGGCGGGAAAGCAGACGGGAAAGAAAGTATGAAAGATCTTCTCGGCGGGAAAGGTGCAAACCTTGCTGAGATGGCAGGGCATCCTAAATTACGGTTACCGGTTCCCCCGGGTTTTACTATAACTACAGAAGTGTGTACATATTATTATCAGAACGGGAAGAAGTATCCCGGTGTTTTGAGCCAGCAGGTGAATGACTCAATGGCAAGAGTTGAAGTGTTAATGGGTAAAAAGTTTGGTGATTCGGAAAACCCGTTGCTTGTTTCTGTCCGTTCCGGTGCGAGAAAATCTATGCCGGGTATGATGGAAACTGTTTTAAATGTTGGGTTGAATATGAAAACTATCCCCGGCCTTATCAAACAAACGGGGAATGAACGGTTTGTGTACGACGCGTACCGCCGGTTGATAATGATGTATTCAGATGTTGTGATGGAAAAAGCGTCTGGAATAGAACCTCAGGAAGGTAAAGGTATCCGTAAAGTTTTAGATGAAAAAATTGGAGCGCTAAAAGCTTCAAAAGGGTACCAGTCGGATACTGAAATCACAGCGGATGAATTAAAGGCGTTAGTTGCTGATTTTAAGGTTACCATCAAACAGGTATTAGGGAAAGAATTCCCGGATGACGCGCAGGAACAGTTGTGGGGCGGTATCGGTGCGGTATTTTCGAGTTGGAACGGTAAACGCGCAATTGATTACCGCAGGATTGAACGTATTCCTGATGAATGGGGTACCGCGGTTAATGTACAGTCTATGGTGTTTGGTAATATGGGTAACGATTCCGCGACCGGTGTTGCGTTCAGCCGTAATCCCGGTTCAGGTGAAAACCAGTTTTATGGTGAGTATCTCGTAAATGCTCAGGGTGAAGATGTTGTTGCGGGTACACGCACGCCATCACCGATTAATGAATATTCAAAGAATGATCAGAGTAAGCATCTTAAGACATTGCAGCAGTTTATGCCGGTAATTTATAAGGAACTGGATGATATACAGTTAAGGCTGGAACAGCATTATCATGATATGCAGGATATTGAGTTTACCATAGAGAAAGGTAAACTGTTTATGTTGCAGTGCCGCGTTGGTAAACGTAACGGCGTTGCGGCGGTACGTATGGCAGTTGAGATGGTGAAAGAAAAAATGATTGACGCAAAGACTGCTATCATGCGTGTAGGGCCTAACCAGTTAGTTGAACTTCTTCTCCCGATGATAGATCCTAAGGCGGAAGCTGCAAACAGCGCGATTGCAAAAGGATTACCCGCAGGTCCCGGCGGGGCGATAGGGCGTGCGGTATTTAACTCAGCGGATGCGATAGAATGGGCAGCAAAAGGGGAAAAGGTTATTCTTGTACGTGAAGAAACATCGCCGGAAGATGTGGGCGGGATGCATAAAGCGCAGGCGATACTTACGAGTAAAGGCGGGATGACAAGCCACGCGGCATTAGTTGCACGTGGCTGGGGTAAGTGTTGTATAGTAGGTTGCGGCGAAGTCGAGATCCTGGATGATGGTAAGAGTTTTAAAACAAAAAAAGGTACTGTCATCAAAGAAGGTGACTGGTTGAGCCTTAATGGTACAAAAGGGCTGGTTTATCAAGGCAAACTGCCGTTAGTGGATATTGATCTCGATAATAACCTCTCGTATACTGATCTTATGAAAATGGTGGATAAAGTACGTGTGTTAAAAGTTCGTACAAATGCGGATACTCCGAAGGATGCGGCACAGGCAATTAAGTTTGGCGCACAGGGTATTGGTTTGTTCCGTACGGAACATATGTTCTATGGTGAAGGAAGCGATAAACCGTTGTTCTTGCTGCGTAAGATGATTATGTCAAAGACATTGGAGGAACGAAAGAAAGCACTGGAACAGTTGTTCCCGTTCGTAAAGAACGATGTAAAAGCTACGTTAGAAACTATGGATGGTTATCCTGTAACGATAAGGTTGCTTGACCCGCCGTTACACGAGTTTGTTCCTCATAGCGAAGATAAACTTCAGGCATTAGCCACGGAACTTGGTGTTGATATGTCCGAACTAAACAAGCGCGCGGATTCATTACGCGAATCTAACCCGATGCTTGGCCATCGCGGGGTGAGGTTAGGAGTGACATATCCGGAGATAACCGAAATGCAGGTACGCGCAATTCTTGAAGCTGCAGCGGAGATCATTAAGGCCGGGAAAAAAGCGATTCCAGAAATTATGATTCCCGTTACATGCACGCAAAACGAACTGGTTAACCAAAAAGTGCTGGTTGATAAGGTTTATAAAGAAGTCCTTGCGAAGTTCGGGATGAAGAAACTGAGTTTTATGTATGGTACGATGATAGAAATCCCGCGGGCAGCGTTACAAGCGGCAAAAATGGCGGAAGCTGCCGAGTTTTTCTCGTTTGGTACTAATGACCTTACACAAATGACGTTTGGTTTTAGCCGTGATGATATCGGGAGTTTCTTGCCGGATTATCTTGAACACAAAATATTACCCGCAGATCCCTTCCAGACAATAGACCAGCCGGCGGTTGGTGAACTTATTAAGTTCGGTATCACCCGCGGAAGGTCAGTAAGGAAGGATTTGAAGGTTGGTATTTGCGGGGAACATGGCGGGGATGCGGATTCCGTAAAGTTCTGCCATAGAGTTGGTATGAACTACGTATCGTGTTCACCGTTCAGAGTACCGATAGCGCGCTTAGCGGCAGCGCATGCGGCTCTTGAAGATAAGAAAAAATAG
- a CDS encoding MotA/TolQ/ExbB proton channel family protein, translating to MDIATILGIFAGLGLVVLAIFMSEGGGSAFQYFLNAEAFLVVMGGTFCALMVNYPMSQVIGVFRVLRKVMRAYGEDTTQIVNIFVELTKRARTEGFLALQSDIATIDNDFLKRGVQMVVDGHDKEFIRSMLETELDFIRERHKVGQEIFTALGTYAPAFGIIGTVLGMILMLNTIDDVKEVPRRMGLALASAFFGLGSGYLLFLPISGKLRRRSEEELFVKEIIIRGVLLLQGGASPMMIEENLKAYLEPAKRMLIKSTRAGGR from the coding sequence ATGGATATAGCAACGATACTAGGTATATTTGCTGGATTAGGGCTTGTAGTTTTAGCCATCTTTATGTCGGAAGGCGGAGGTTCGGCTTTTCAGTATTTTCTTAACGCAGAAGCGTTCCTCGTGGTTATGGGCGGTACATTCTGTGCGTTAATGGTAAACTATCCTATGAGCCAGGTTATAGGCGTATTCCGTGTGTTAAGAAAAGTTATGAGGGCATACGGTGAGGATACTACTCAAATAGTGAACATTTTCGTGGAGCTCACAAAACGCGCAAGGACAGAAGGTTTTCTGGCGTTACAGTCAGACATCGCAACGATTGATAATGATTTCCTTAAACGCGGAGTGCAGATGGTAGTTGACGGGCATGATAAGGAATTTATACGCAGTATGTTAGAGACAGAACTTGATTTTATACGTGAACGCCATAAGGTTGGGCAGGAAATATTTACTGCTTTGGGAACCTATGCACCGGCGTTTGGTATCATCGGGACGGTACTGGGTATGATTTTGATGTTAAACACTATTGATGATGTAAAAGAAGTGCCGCGGAGGATGGGTCTCGCTCTGGCATCCGCGTTTTTCGGGTTAGGTTCAGGTTACTTATTGTTCCTGCCGATATCAGGGAAGTTAAGGCGTAGGTCGGAAGAAGAGTTATTTGTAAAAGAAATTATTATCCGTGGTGTGTTGTTGTTACAAGGTGGAGCGAGCCCTATGATGATTGAAGAAAACCTTAAGGCGTACCTTGAACCTGCGAAACGTATGCTGATCAAGAGTACGCGTGCCGGTGGGCGGTAG
- a CDS encoding PorV/PorQ family protein: MKSLLGTGTRVAVNKCKLNNRYAAASRCVSVFLFTVLVSLFSLITFTVDSYAAATGGQAGAFLSWGAGARSLSMGKAFIAIADDASAAYWNPAGMTQLDRKEITALHATLWSETSYDFLSFIYPTSNLGVFGINYVRLNSDGFEKWIVQYDNNNEAVVCEPVRDTNGNVYKFSDTQQALSLSYGRAVWEFISVGVTTKMVGRTLDTSSDYHLTLDAYLLAKNIKNLPLRLGLSVSNLLPLSFGDTNDKLPVSIRLGAAYNFLRDRLTISADLDKSGNSNFNWHGGAEYWLLNFVALRLGFEGDLGTGLRETTAGFGLKYKDFGVDYAFAFHSLGASHRFSGSWRFGAQITEPRHAAVRKLLEEGSEAYRQGNYLLAVSQYAKALDIDPTRIEAKSTLDKLQTISSEIEEQQGVGQEPEIMRNALTTYIDGDLKTAINGLRYVYSKQPQNDPLLRLLNKIEQQSGEVPTGADKVSRSDTPKMTVIDQKLYQAYQSILSREYDKAAFECQEVLNLEPNNITALERLGSAFLMMNQRDKAKKVWDKVLELDPGNKVILKFYSQLNK, from the coding sequence ATGAAAAGTTTATTAGGAACTGGCACAAGAGTTGCAGTTAATAAGTGTAAATTAAATAACCGGTATGCAGCCGCATCGCGCTGCGTGTCGGTTTTTTTATTTACTGTGCTTGTTTCTTTATTTAGTTTAATAACCTTCACTGTTGATTCGTACGCAGCAGCAACCGGCGGGCAGGCTGGTGCGTTTCTTTCCTGGGGTGCAGGTGCGCGGTCGTTGTCCATGGGGAAAGCGTTTATCGCAATCGCGGATGATGCTAGCGCGGCCTACTGGAATCCGGCGGGGATGACACAGCTTGATCGTAAAGAAATTACGGCGTTACACGCAACCCTTTGGTCCGAGACATCATACGACTTTTTGTCGTTCATCTATCCGACCAGCAACCTCGGCGTGTTCGGTATAAACTATGTGCGGTTAAATTCTGATGGATTCGAGAAATGGATTGTGCAGTATGACAATAATAACGAAGCGGTTGTGTGTGAACCCGTCCGTGATACGAATGGTAATGTTTACAAGTTCAGCGATACACAACAGGCGTTGTCATTATCATACGGCCGTGCAGTGTGGGAGTTTATATCAGTCGGCGTTACCACAAAGATGGTTGGTCGGACACTGGATACTTCTTCGGATTATCATTTAACCCTTGATGCATACCTTCTTGCGAAGAATATTAAGAATTTGCCGTTACGCTTAGGGCTCAGCGTTTCTAACTTATTACCGTTATCTTTTGGCGATACAAATGATAAGCTGCCGGTAAGTATCCGGTTGGGCGCGGCTTATAACTTCTTAAGAGACCGGTTAACAATATCCGCGGATTTGGACAAAAGCGGGAATTCAAACTTTAACTGGCATGGCGGTGCAGAGTATTGGTTACTAAACTTCGTGGCGTTACGGCTTGGATTTGAAGGCGATTTAGGTACTGGTTTACGCGAGACTACCGCGGGATTTGGGTTGAAGTATAAAGATTTTGGCGTAGATTATGCTTTTGCGTTCCACTCACTCGGTGCAAGCCATAGATTTTCGGGCAGCTGGCGTTTTGGTGCACAGATTACAGAACCGCGTCACGCAGCAGTACGCAAACTGCTTGAAGAAGGTTCTGAAGCGTATCGTCAAGGTAACTATTTACTCGCGGTGAGCCAGTATGCGAAAGCGCTGGATATCGATCCTACCAGAATCGAAGCTAAGTCAACGCTGGATAAGTTACAGACAATATCGTCTGAAATTGAAGAACAGCAGGGTGTTGGGCAGGAACCTGAAATTATGCGTAACGCGTTGACAACCTATATCGATGGTGATCTTAAGACTGCGATTAACGGGTTAAGATATGTTTATAGCAAACAGCCGCAGAATGATCCGTTATTACGGTTATTGAACAAGATTGAACAGCAGAGCGGTGAAGTGCCTACTGGAGCGGATAAGGTTTCACGGTCTGATACTCCTAAGATGACTGTCATCGACCAGAAGTTGTACCAGGCGTATCAGTCAATACTCAGCCGTGAATATGACAAAGCAGCGTTTGAGTGCCAGGAAGTGTTGAACCTCGAACCGAATAACATTACTGCGCTTGAACGGTTGGGGTCAGCATTCTTGATGATGAACCAGCGGGATAAGGCAAAGAAGGTTTGGGATAAAGTGTTGGAACTCGATCCCGGGAATAAGGTTATATTGAAGTTTTATAGCCAGCTTAATAAATAA
- a CDS encoding L,D-transpeptidase, translating into MNFAKPVFYISITLFFFTFPELTHTQQDVYIRVNKSQYKLSLMSDDNTVISTYPVSIGLNPDLKPKRYQGDNRTPEGTYRITEIMTRDMPVKSQEYKKLATLNKRNYLAKNGYHKYGQPGVDLGTNAYGYAYIGINYPNKTDLRSYETACIAGQVPKKAGKYVGPGSGIAIHGNNDPASIQHPASQGCVRMLNTDIKQLVKNIKTGTKVVILP; encoded by the coding sequence ATGAACTTTGCCAAACCTGTATTTTATATATCAATAACACTTTTTTTCTTTACATTTCCGGAGTTAACTCACACGCAACAGGATGTATATATCAGAGTCAATAAATCACAGTATAAACTTTCATTGATGTCCGATGATAATACCGTTATCTCCACATACCCAGTATCCATTGGCTTGAATCCTGATTTAAAACCCAAACGTTACCAGGGTGACAACCGCACACCGGAAGGTACTTATCGCATAACAGAAATTATGACCAGGGACATGCCCGTGAAGTCGCAGGAATACAAAAAACTTGCGACATTAAATAAACGTAATTACCTCGCAAAAAACGGGTATCATAAGTATGGACAACCCGGAGTTGACCTCGGAACAAACGCATATGGCTATGCGTATATCGGCATAAATTATCCTAATAAAACCGATCTCCGTAGTTATGAAACCGCCTGTATAGCCGGACAAGTACCCAAAAAAGCCGGTAAGTACGTAGGCCCCGGCAGCGGGATTGCCATTCACGGTAATAATGACCCTGCATCAATACAGCATCCAGCCTCACAAGGATGCGTGCGAATGTTGAACACTGATATAAAACAATTAGTGAAGAATATTAAGACAGGAACCAAGGTAGTGATATTACCATGA